DNA from Candidatus Eisenbacteria bacterium:
TCCGGCGGCCGCGTCGGGCACAGGTGATCGAAGCGTGCGGAAGGATGGTCTTCATGGTGTCCTCCACTCTCACGGGTGCCGCCGGGCATCCTGCGGCCGGCCCGGCTGCCCCGTGTGAAGGCACAGGGACTCAAGTCCCATGCCAGAGAGGAGGACTGTTGAAAGATCAGCTACTTAGCGCGAGGGAGGGGCGTGGGTGGCGTCCCCCGGCTGGACAACTGAGTACGCCGATCGACCCCGATAGTACAATTGACAACTCATGTTATTGAACGCGCCGGATCAGCGGCGCGCCGAATTTCGAGGTCTCGTGGCCGGAATTCGTCGTCGCCGGATGCTCAACCGCCGCGCACGAAGTGCGGCAGGCTCCCGGGAATCTCGAGCGCCAGCTCGACGATCCCGGCTCGCACGCCTCCCCGGAACCACGGCGCCTGGAAGATCAGCTTCTTCACCCCGGCCTTCTCGATGGTGTAGACGTTTGTCGCCCCCGTGGCCAGCAGCTCGGCCATGCGGGTCCGGGAGGGCTCGGGATGACAGTCGAGGGCGTTGGTGCCCAGGAGCTCGCGCCCGCCGTCCGCCGCGAAGACCTCCACGGAGCGCTGGTTCATGGACAGGATGATCCCCTGGAGATCGCACACCGTGACGGCGCCGGGAAACCCCTCCACCCAATCGTGATCGGACACGTACCCTCCCTCCCGCTGCCGTGCGGGCATGACTCAATCGCGTCGCCGTGCAGGGGCGACTCGAGCGCACCGCCTCGCGGGGATGACCCCGAACTCGAACCGCCGTGCGATCGCGGCTACGTCCCCGCCTTCTCCGCCTTCCCCGGCTTCGCCAGCGCCCCCCACCACAGGTACGCGCACAGCGCCACGAACATCCCCGCCGAGATCATCTGCGAGACGGGGTCGTTGTCGAAGAACGGGGTCTTCACCAGGTCCTCCCGGAACCAGGGGAACAGCCGCAACGCGGCCCCGAAGACACCACCCAGCGCGCCGCCGGCCATCAGGCCCGAAGCGATGATCACGCCCCGCTCCCGCATGCGGCTCCCGTCGCGCCCGCCGGCCTTCTCGGAGCGGCGCGTCACCAGGTGGTGCAGGAAGCCGCCCACCAGCGCGGGCGAGTTGAGCTCCAGCGGCAGGTACATGCCCAGCGCGAAGATGAGCGAGGGCGCGCCCAGCATCTCGAGCAGCAGCGTCACCATGATCCCGGTGCCGAACAGTATGTAGGCGATGGGCTGCTGGCTCATGAAGTTGCTCACCAGCTCCTTCATGATCGCGGCCTGCGGCGAGGCCAGCACCGGGCGCAGGTCTCCGGCCGCGGCCTCCCCGAACTGGAAGGTGCGCGAGAGCATCACGATGGTAAGCCCGGCGGCCACCGCGGCGGCAACGGCCCCGAGGAACTTCACCTTTTGCTGCGCCGACGGCGTGGAGCCGAGCCAGTAGCCCGCCTTGAGATCGGTGATGGTCTGTCCCGAAACCGACACCGCGGTGCAGACCATGCCGGCGATGGCCATCACGAAGAACATCCCGGAGGTGCCCGAGACCCCGAACCGGAGCAGCACCACGCTCGAGATGATGATGGTGAGCATGGTCATGCCCGAGACCGGGTTGCGCGCGGTGGTGGCGATGGCGTTGGCCGCCACCGAGGTGAAGAAGAACGAGAACACCAGCACCAGCCCCAGGCCCGCCGCCAGCACCGCCACGGAAGCGCCGAGCGTGCCCATGAACACCGCCACCGCCACGGCGCTGAGCACCACGCCGAGCAGCATGCCCATGATGGGCAGGTCCCGGTCGGTGCGCTCGAGGCCCGAGTGCTCGCCTCCGCGGAAGGCCTTGGCGGCCACCGCGAACGATCCCCACACGATCTTCAGCGACTTGATGATGCCGATGATGCCCGCCGAGGCGATGGCCCCCACGCCCATGAGTCGCACGTAGGAGCGGAAGATCTGCGCGGCGGTCATGTCCGCGACGGGGATCGCCCCCGGGTAGACCACCAGTTCCGGGGAGTGCTGGCCCATCATCCAGATGAGGGGCACCACCACGAAATTCGCCAGCACCCCTCCCGCGCACAGGATCATCGAGGAGCGGAGCCCCATCACGTATCCCAGGCCCAGGATGAAGCCGATGGCGTCGAAGTTGACCACCACCCGCCCCCGTTCGGCCAGGCCCTTCACGACCGGGAGGAACTGGAAGTTGATCGTCTCGCGCCACACCTGGAAGGTGGTCACGAAGAAGTCGTACACCGCCGCGATGCCGGTCGCCTGGAGCAACAGCGCCGCCTGCGAGCCGCCCTTTTCGCCGGTGACCAGCACCTCGGTGATGGCGGTGGCCTCGGGGTAGGCGAACTCGCCGTGGGTCTCGCGCACGAAGTAGCGGCGCAGCGGGATCAGGAACAGGATCCCCAGGCAGCTTCCGGCGAGGCAGATGAAGATGCTCTGCACCGGGTGCGGGTTCAGGTTCAGGATGTAGAGCGCCGGCAGGGTGAAGATGGCGCCCGCCACCACCGAGCCCGACACGCCGCCGATGCCGGTGATGATCACGTTCTCGAGCAGCGTGGAGCGGCGGGGGTACACCCGCGCCAGGCCGATGGCCAGGATCGAGATGGGAATCGCGGCCTCCATGACCTGCCCCACCTTCAGCCCCGAATAGGCCGAGGCCACGGTGAACACGATGCACAGGAACAGCCCCCAGAGGATCGAGCGCCAGGTAAGTTCGGGCAGTCGCGTCGCCGCCGGGATGATGGGCTGGTAGGTCTCGCCGGGCTTCAGCGGGGTGTACGCATTCTCCGGCAACGACTTCTGGGCTGGTTCATCGTGCATGACGGTTGGGCCCCCCGATGTTCGATGGTCCGCGGGAACTGCGAAGAACGCATTCTATCACCGGGAGGCAATGCCGTGTAAACTGGGGGTACGCGAGGCTGTTGGAAGCTCGAGTTCGAGGAGTCTGCCGCCCGGGCCGGAATACCCGGCGAACCGGGTGGCGGGCCTGACAGGAAGGGAGCAGCCGTGGCAGCAAACAGAATGCCGTCCATGCTGAAGAGACAGAAGGAGATCAAACGCGCGGCCAAGGCCAACCGCAAGCGCGAGGAGCGCCAGTCGCGCAATCTCGCCAAGGCGGCCGCGGAAGGCGAGGGCTCCGGTCCGCCCATCGTGGCGCCCGAGGAACTGAACGAGGCGGTCGAGGGCGGTTCGGGGGCATAGGCCGGCGCGAGCCGGCCGGACGCTCCCGCGCCACCGGGACGCGGCGCGACCCATCGAGCCGATCCCGCGCGCCTAGGTCATCGCGCGCGACCGGTCCAGGAGTTCCCGCACGCTGCGGGCCAGCCCTTCCAGGCTGAAGGGTTTCTGCAGGTAGTCGAAGCACATCTGCGGCGAGTCCCCCTGCAACTCGAGATTCTCCGAGTACCCCGAGACGAACAGCACCCGGGAGTCCGGCCGCATGAGCACCAGGCGGGACGCCATCGTGGGTCCACTCATCCGCGGCATGACCACGTCCGTGATGACCAGGTGGATCGGTCCCGGGTGCGTTTCGCAGACCCTCAGGGCATCCTCGCCATTCTGAGCCTCCAGCACGCGGTAGCCCAGGCTCCGGAGGTTGGCGAGCATCAGCCCGCGCACCTCCTGCTGGTCCTCCACCACCAGGATGGTCTCATCCCCCCGCGCCCTCGTTTCTCCCGCGGCGGGCCGGGTCGGCTCCGCCCCCTCCTCCGTCACGCGCAGGAAGTAGATGGTGAACGCCGTGCCGTGATCCGGCCGGCTGGAAACCGAAATGAACCCGCCCGCCTGCTGCACGATCCCGAACACCGTGGCCAGCCCCATGCCGGTCCCCTTGCCCGGCTCCTTGGTGGTGAAGAACGGCTCGAAGACCCGGTTCATCACCTCCTCGCTCATGCCGACTCCCGTGTCGCTCACCGAGAGCACGGCGTAGCGGCCCGGCTCCAGCGTCCAGCCGTGCGCGGCCGTGACCGTTTCCACGACCTCGTTGCGCGTCTCCAGCACCACGCGGCCCCCGGAGGGCATGGCATCCCGGGCGTTGACCACCAGGTTCATGAGGATCTGGTGAATCTGCCCCGGGTCGGCCCGGATCGTGTCCAAGGCCGGATCCAGCGAGCACACCAGCTCGATGTTCTCGCCGATCACCCGCTTCAACATCTTCTCGGCGTCCCTCACCTGGTCGTTCAGCGTGATCACCCTCGGCTGCACCACCTGCATCCGGCTGAACGCCAGCAGCTGTTGGGTCAGTTCCGCCGCGCGGCGCCCTGCCGCCTGGATCTGCTGGAGATCACCCTGCAGCGAATCGCCCTTCGCCAGCTGCCCCAGGGCCAGCTCGCTGTAGCCGTTGATGACCGTGAGCAGGTTGTTGAAGTCGTGGGCCACACCGCCGGCCAGCCGGCCGATGGCCTCCATCTTCTGACTTTGCTGCAGGTGCTGCCTCAGCCGGGCCCGCTCCTCCTCCGCCCGCGCGCCCTCGACGCGGGTGCGCAACGTCACGATGCCGAAAGCCAGGTCTCCGGCCAGCTCTTCCAGCAGCCGCGTTTCGTGCGGGGTGAAGGCGTCCGGCTCGGCGGAGTAGATCACCAGCGCGCCGAACACGGATCCGCCACTGTCCTTGAGCGGCAGGGCGATCCCGGATCGGTAACCGCGCCGCAGGGCGCCCTCCCGCCCCGGGTCCAGGTGGGCATCCACCATGAAGTCCTGGAGGTAGACCACATCCCCGGTTCGGATCGCCGTCGCGGCGGGCCCCTGCCCGCCTTCCGAGCCCCCGGCGCAACTCACCTTGAAACCTGTGAGATAGCCGTCTTCCGCTCCCGCCCATGCCACGGGCCGGAGCGTCCTGGCCGGATCCAGCCCGGCGTAGCCGACCCACGCCATGCGGTAGCCCGCCTCGTCGCAGATGATCCCGCAGACTTCGAGGAGCAGCGCCTGTTCGTCCTGCGCCCGCATCAGGGCCTGGTTGCAGTCGCTGATGGCCCGCAGTTCCCGGTTCAGCCGGCGCAGCGCTTCCTCCGCCAGCCTGCGGTCGGTGATGTCCACGAAGGTGACGATGACCTGCTCGACGGCCCCGCGCTCGTCGCGCACCGGATCGGCGCTGACCAGGACCCACACGTCGGTTCCCGTGGCGGGACGACGCACGCCCAGGACGGCGTCCCGGAGCGGCTGCCCCGAGGTCAGCACCCGGCTGACGGGGAACTCACCCGGGGGCATCGTGGTCCCGTCCTCCCGTGTGAACTGCCAGCACGGATCCGTGGCCTCCCGGCCCAGCAACTGCTCCTCGGTCAGGCCGAGGAGATCCTGGGCCAGGGGGTTGCTCATCAGGATCCGGGTGTCCGCCCCGTGGACCAGGATCGCGGCCCGGATCCTCCGCACCAGCCCGCGGTACTTCTCCTCGCTGGCCCGAAGGTCCAGGTCCCGCTCCGCCAGGGCGTCCAGCATGGAATTGAACTCGTGCGCCATCACGGCGGCCTCGTCCACGCCGGTGATCGAGGAGCGGGCACCGCGGTTGCCCGCACGCACCCGGTTGATCGTGTCCTGGACCGCGTAGAGCCTGCGGGTGATCCGGCGCCCCATCATCCACGCGATGACCGAACCGACCACGATCGCCGCGAGGGCGTAGGCGATGCCGCTGCGGGTGATGTGCGCGAGCCTCTCGCCGGCCGCCCTCTGGCCCACGCCCACCCGGGCCCAGCCCACGTGACGGCCGCGGACCATGGCCGGGGCGGCCACGTCCACCAGTCGCGCCGCCCGTGAGAACACCACCGGGCGCGTGGCCTGCGGCACATCGAGCATGTACAGCCCCAGCTTGGACTTGTCGGTGTCCGCGAGCACGCGGCCCTGGTCGTCGGTCAGCATGGCGTA
Protein-coding regions in this window:
- a CDS encoding oligopeptide transporter, OPT family codes for the protein MHDEPAQKSLPENAYTPLKPGETYQPIIPAATRLPELTWRSILWGLFLCIVFTVASAYSGLKVGQVMEAAIPISILAIGLARVYPRRSTLLENVIITGIGGVSGSVVAGAIFTLPALYILNLNPHPVQSIFICLAGSCLGILFLIPLRRYFVRETHGEFAYPEATAITEVLVTGEKGGSQAALLLQATGIAAVYDFFVTTFQVWRETINFQFLPVVKGLAERGRVVVNFDAIGFILGLGYVMGLRSSMILCAGGVLANFVVVPLIWMMGQHSPELVVYPGAIPVADMTAAQIFRSYVRLMGVGAIASAGIIGIIKSLKIVWGSFAVAAKAFRGGEHSGLERTDRDLPIMGMLLGVVLSAVAVAVFMGTLGASVAVLAAGLGLVLVFSFFFTSVAANAIATTARNPVSGMTMLTIIISSVVLLRFGVSGTSGMFFVMAIAGMVCTAVSVSGQTITDLKAGYWLGSTPSAQQKVKFLGAVAAAVAAGLTIVMLSRTFQFGEAAAGDLRPVLASPQAAIMKELVSNFMSQQPIAYILFGTGIMVTLLLEMLGAPSLIFALGMYLPLELNSPALVGGFLHHLVTRRSEKAGGRDGSRMRERGVIIASGLMAGGALGGVFGAALRLFPWFREDLVKTPFFDNDPVSQMISAGMFVALCAYLWWGALAKPGKAEKAGT
- a CDS encoding GAF domain-containing protein gives rise to the protein MFLRLVRFLFGTLRGRLILGVAAVHAVMMALFIFDLTMRQRAMLLDRQVEEAAALAHALATSAAGWIAADDISGLQELVEAQHRYPELLYAMLTDDQGRVLADTDKSKLGLYMLDVPQATRPVVFSRAARLVDVAAPAMVRGRHVGWARVGVGQRAAGERLAHITRSGIAYALAAIVVGSVIAWMMGRRITRRLYAVQDTINRVRAGNRGARSSITGVDEAAVMAHEFNSMLDALAERDLDLRASEEKYRGLVRRIRAAILVHGADTRILMSNPLAQDLLGLTEEQLLGREATDPCWQFTREDGTTMPPGEFPVSRVLTSGQPLRDAVLGVRRPATGTDVWVLVSADPVRDERGAVEQVIVTFVDITDRRLAEEALRRLNRELRAISDCNQALMRAQDEQALLLEVCGIICDEAGYRMAWVGYAGLDPARTLRPVAWAGAEDGYLTGFKVSCAGGSEGGQGPAATAIRTGDVVYLQDFMVDAHLDPGREGALRRGYRSGIALPLKDSGGSVFGALVIYSAEPDAFTPHETRLLEELAGDLAFGIVTLRTRVEGARAEEERARLRQHLQQSQKMEAIGRLAGGVAHDFNNLLTVINGYSELALGQLAKGDSLQGDLQQIQAAGRRAAELTQQLLAFSRMQVVQPRVITLNDQVRDAEKMLKRVIGENIELVCSLDPALDTIRADPGQIHQILMNLVVNARDAMPSGGRVVLETRNEVVETVTAAHGWTLEPGRYAVLSVSDTGVGMSEEVMNRVFEPFFTTKEPGKGTGMGLATVFGIVQQAGGFISVSSRPDHGTAFTIYFLRVTEEGAEPTRPAAGETRARGDETILVVEDQQEVRGLMLANLRSLGYRVLEAQNGEDALRVCETHPGPIHLVITDVVMPRMSGPTMASRLVLMRPDSRVLFVSGYSENLELQGDSPQMCFDYLQKPFSLEGLARSVRELLDRSRAMT